Proteins encoded within one genomic window of Suricata suricatta isolate VVHF042 chromosome 17, meerkat_22Aug2017_6uvM2_HiC, whole genome shotgun sequence:
- the EVI2B gene encoding protein EVI2B, with the protein MDPKDFILILFCGHLNDLFLLEAEEITTEPTVLRTSTPFVSANSHNTTGNPLSQPTEFNHVSSAQPTSTAKVAAGQSTPAVDASSEKPAVHTSAGQPLAFNITRQQIPTANASSQPTVPPVLTSGGTSLPPSAHTSPKQLPPLLSTSTQQPSSSHTSSGTPIPRTVHNPAMQPTTTVQRPQRFTPGFIFETTSNTNHPRDTNSNLIAAILVGVILTSMFVAIVMIVLWKCLRKPVSNDQNWAGRSPFADGETPDIYLDNFRENEAPTKRTSIVSLMHWKPNKNTLLADDLEIKLFESSDHVGDSNNAKTEKIKDQVNGTSEESAGGSTIGTALSSSDDADYPPPSSLLDLEGQGGDQSDKPAVTVLSPLPNDFTNLPPSLDCLNQVCEDYNPESEQSFPPPPDSFHLSLAPGDFMGIQEHSTSEIQGQEFSIPLDSGEAFSDSLPPPPEELF; encoded by the coding sequence ATGGATCCCAAGGATTtcatcttaattttgttttgtggaCACCTCAATGATCTATTTCTCTTAGAGGCAGAAGAAATTACAACAGAGCCTACTGTATTAAGAACCTCAACGCCATTTGTCTCAGCTAATTCTCACAACACAACAGGAAATCCTTTGAGTCAACCAACAGAATTCAACCATGTTTCTTCAGCACAGCCAACATCAACTGCTAAAGTTGCTGCTGGACAGTCAACACCAGCTGTCGATGCTTCGTCTGAAAAACCAGCAGTGCACACTTCTGCTGGGCAACCACTTGCCTTTAACATCACCAGACAACAAATACCAACGGCCAATGCCTCCTCCCAACCAACAGTACCACCTGTGCTTACTTCTGGTGGTACTTCTCTACCACCGTCTGCCCATACTTCTCCCAAACAACTGCCGCCACTTCTTTCTACTTCCACTCAACAACCATCATCTAGCCATACCTCTTCTGGAACACCAATACCACGAACTGTTCATAATCCAGCTATGCAACCAACAACAACGGTCCAAAGGCCACAGAGGTTCACCCCAGGATTCATCTTTGAAACTACCAGTAACACAAATCACCCACGTGACACCAATTCCAATTTGATAGCTGCCATATTAGTGGGTGTAATTCTGACTTCTATGTTTGTAGCTATAGTCATGATTGTACTATGGAAATGCTTGAGAAAACCAGTTTCAAATGATCAGAATTGGGCAGGTAGGTCTCCATTTGCCGATGGTGAAACCCCCGACATATACTTGGATAACTTTAGAGAAAACGAAGCACCCACAAAAAGGACATCAATTGTTTCACTTATGCACtggaaaccaaacaaaaacacactCTTAGCAGATGACTTAGAAATCAAGTTGTTCGAATCGAGTGACCATGTTGGAGATTCCAACAATGCCAAAACggagaaaataaaagatcagGTAAATGGCACATCAGAGGAGAGCGCTGGGGGGTCAACAATCGGTactgctctttcttcttcagatGACGCAGACTATCCACCACCTTCCTCACTTCTTGATCTGGAAGGACAGGGGGGGGACCAATCCGACAAGCCCGCAGTGACAGTTCTATCTCCTCTTCCAAATGATTTCACCAACCTCCCACCGTCTCTGGACTGTCTCAATCAAGTCTGTGAAGATTATAATCCTGAGTCTGAACAatcatttccccctcctcctgactcatttcacttgtCCCTGGCACCAGGAGATTTCATGGGAATCCAGGAACATTCCACCAGTGAGATCCAGGGTCAGGAGTTCTCTATTCCCCTTGACTCTGGCGAAGCCTTCAGTGactccctgccacccccacctgAAGAACTGTTCTAA